One window of Nicotiana tomentosiformis chromosome 11, ASM39032v3, whole genome shotgun sequence genomic DNA carries:
- the LOC104116445 gene encoding uncharacterized protein yields MLLQSWGSPSASLRFCRRHNTSIYNNPTTKILIYPCPRKHGRCFSSSSLSYKPLPKLLCLHGIGIEDITDVIHNKVLVAAAVSAAVGQLMKPFTSTLFYGNEFNFKTALQAGGFPSTHSSAVVATATALGLERGFSDSIFGLAVVYAGLVMYDAQGVRREVGIHAKAFNKALFRNQINSVPSNNELDVLTDSIQEKLSSGTESPDPRLLDESSPFQPRLKNVTLLLKPDERRVSSTFAPLKEQVGHTEVEVIAGAFLGFFVSLAVSLT; encoded by the exons ATGTTGTTGCAAAGTTGGGGCTCTCCATCTGCTTCTTTAAGATTCTGCAGAAGACATAACACTTCAATTTACAACAATCCAACAACTAAAATCCTCATATATCCTTGTCCTAGAAAACATGGTAGatgtttttcttcatcttctttgtCCTATAAACCTTTGCCTAAGTTGCTGTGTCTTCATGGGATTGGAATAGAAGACATTACTGATGTTATCCATAACAAG GTTTTGGTTGCAGCAGCGGTGTCTGCAGCTGTTGGTCAGCTGATGAAGCCTTTTACTTCAACTCTATTTTATGGCAATGAGTTCAATTTCAAGACTGCCTTACAGGCTGGTGGTTTCCCTTCTACACACTCATCT GCAGTAGTCGCCACAGCCACTGCCCTTGGCTTAGAAAG GGGCTTTTCAGATTCGATTTTTGGTTTAGCAGTAGTTTACGCTGGCCTTGTGATGTATGATGCACAG GGAGTTCGAAGGGAAGTAGGCATTCATGCAAAAGCGTTCAATAAAGCTTTGTTCAGAAATCAAATAAACTCAGTTCCATCTAATAACGAACTTGATGTTTTGACGGATTCTATACAAGAGAAATTATCCTCAGGTACAGAGAGCCCTGATCCTCGATTATTAGACGAATCAAGTCCTTTTCAACCAAGGTTGAAAAATGTTACTCTATTGCTTAAACCTGATGAAAGAAGAGTCTCATCTACTTTTGCTCCATTGAAAGAACAAGTTGGTCATACAGAGGTTGAAGTCATAGCTGGTGCATTCTTAGGATTCTTTGTGAGTTTGGCGGTAAGTTTGACGTGA